From the genome of Arthrobacter alpinus, one region includes:
- a CDS encoding bifunctional proline dehydrogenase/L-glutamate gamma-semialdehyde dehydrogenase, producing the protein MTSTIPAATAANIPAPGNDLAQETIALVRRWLTEAATFPADVSAQRLAGVLKDPNGLDFTVGFVDGVVRPEDLAVAARNLALLAPKVPAFLPWYMRGAVRVGGVMAPAMPQIVIPIARRVLREMVGHLIVDATDAKLGPAIAKIRQDGVDLNINLLGEAVLGDQEAARRLEGTLKLLARDDVDYVSIKESSTVAPHSPWAFDDAVEHVVDKLTPLYTLASSFPKAKFINLDMEEYKDLTMTIAVFKRILDKPEFKNLEAGIVLQAYLPDTLAAMIDLQEWAAARRADGGAPVKVRIVKGANLPMEQVQASVNGWPLATWGTKLDSDVNYKRIVNYALTPEHINNVHIGVAGHNLFDVAHAWLLAKQRGIDTTSGQLEFEMLLGMATGQAEAVRKDVGKLLLYTPVVHPGEFDVAIAYLIRRLEEGASPDNFMSAVFELSENEALFQREQNRFLASLEGVDSTVPPTNRVQDRHQPAVGAPVDYFANTPDTDPSLVANQSWGRDILARIPGSVLANDIVNSTRVRELTELNRIVDTAVASAKEWGALGGAGRAAILHRAGDVMESRRAAFMEVMASETGKTLDQSDPEISEAIDFAHYYAERAKDLETVDGATFVPAHLTVVTPPWNFPVAIPAGSTLSALAAGSAVIIKPATQARRSGSLMVQALWDAGVPRDVLALVQLEERELGRALVSHPAVDRVILTGGYETAELFRSFRNDLPLLAETSGKNAIIVTPSADLDLAARDVVQSAFGHAGQKCSAASLVIMVGSVAKSARFRNQLIDAVSSLSVGYPETATTQMGPVIEPAAGKLLTALTTLEPGESWAIEPRQLDASGCLWSPGVRTGVAAGSNVHLTEFFGPILGIMTAETLEEAIAMVNAIDYGLTSGLHSLDSAEIGLWLDTVQAGNLYVNRGITGAIVQRQPFGGWKKSAVGAGTKAGGPNYLMGLGSWLPAESAETAPLGKTAAKLLNAAAELSSSDQAFLSRSLHSDAAAWADEFGVAKDVSALTAERNVFRYLPLNPLVRLADGEPVAKLVRVLAAGITAGATPVVSCGVVLPNAVQALLVGLGITVTVENDADWLATARRFGAGRIRLIGADAAAVYEATGGRPDLAIYHGEVTEAGRVEMLPFLHEQAVSITAHRFGTPNHLSDALI; encoded by the coding sequence ATGACAAGCACCATTCCAGCGGCTACCGCAGCCAACATTCCGGCTCCCGGCAACGACCTTGCGCAGGAGACAATCGCCTTGGTCCGGCGCTGGCTCACCGAGGCCGCCACGTTCCCCGCGGACGTCTCCGCCCAGCGCCTGGCCGGGGTTTTGAAGGACCCCAACGGGCTGGACTTCACCGTGGGCTTTGTTGACGGCGTGGTCCGTCCCGAAGACCTGGCCGTGGCCGCCCGCAACCTGGCCCTCCTAGCGCCCAAGGTGCCGGCGTTCCTGCCGTGGTACATGCGCGGCGCCGTGCGCGTCGGCGGCGTCATGGCCCCGGCCATGCCACAGATTGTCATCCCGATCGCCCGCAGGGTGCTGCGTGAGATGGTGGGCCACCTGATCGTGGACGCCACCGACGCCAAGCTGGGCCCGGCCATCGCCAAGATCCGCCAGGACGGGGTCGATCTGAACATCAACCTCCTAGGTGAAGCCGTGCTGGGCGACCAGGAAGCCGCCCGCCGCCTCGAGGGAACCCTGAAGTTGCTGGCCAGGGACGACGTCGACTACGTCTCCATCAAGGAGTCCTCCACCGTGGCCCCCCATTCGCCGTGGGCCTTCGACGACGCTGTCGAGCACGTTGTGGACAAGCTCACCCCGCTGTACACGCTGGCCAGCTCTTTCCCCAAGGCAAAGTTCATCAACCTGGACATGGAGGAGTACAAGGACCTCACCATGACCATCGCCGTGTTCAAGCGCATCCTGGACAAGCCCGAGTTCAAGAACCTCGAGGCCGGGATCGTGTTGCAGGCGTACCTGCCGGACACCCTCGCCGCCATGATCGACCTCCAGGAGTGGGCTGCGGCAAGAAGGGCCGACGGCGGCGCGCCCGTCAAGGTCCGCATCGTCAAGGGCGCCAACCTGCCCATGGAACAGGTGCAGGCCTCCGTCAACGGCTGGCCGCTGGCCACATGGGGCACCAAGCTGGACTCTGACGTCAACTACAAGCGCATCGTGAACTACGCGCTGACCCCCGAGCACATCAACAACGTCCACATAGGCGTGGCCGGACACAACCTTTTCGACGTCGCTCACGCCTGGCTGCTGGCCAAGCAGCGCGGCATCGACACCACCTCCGGACAGCTGGAATTTGAGATGCTGCTGGGCATGGCCACCGGCCAGGCCGAGGCCGTGCGCAAGGACGTCGGCAAGCTGTTGCTGTACACGCCCGTGGTTCACCCGGGCGAGTTCGACGTCGCCATCGCCTACCTGATCCGCCGGCTGGAAGAGGGCGCCAGCCCGGACAACTTCATGTCCGCCGTCTTTGAACTCTCCGAGAACGAGGCCCTGTTCCAGCGCGAGCAGAACCGCTTTCTGGCATCTCTGGAGGGAGTGGATTCCACGGTGCCGCCCACCAACCGGGTCCAGGACCGCCACCAGCCCGCCGTTGGTGCACCCGTGGATTACTTCGCCAACACCCCCGACACCGATCCGTCACTGGTGGCCAATCAATCCTGGGGCCGCGACATCCTGGCGCGCATCCCCGGCTCCGTGCTGGCCAACGATATCGTCAACTCCACCCGAGTCCGCGAGCTGACCGAGCTGAACCGCATTGTTGACACCGCCGTTGCCTCCGCCAAGGAGTGGGGCGCCCTGGGCGGTGCCGGGCGCGCGGCCATCTTGCACCGTGCCGGTGATGTTATGGAAAGCCGCCGGGCCGCGTTCATGGAGGTCATGGCGTCCGAGACCGGCAAGACCTTGGACCAGTCCGACCCCGAAATTAGCGAAGCCATCGACTTTGCCCACTACTATGCCGAGCGTGCCAAGGACCTGGAAACGGTCGACGGCGCAACGTTCGTCCCGGCACACCTCACCGTCGTGACCCCGCCGTGGAACTTCCCGGTGGCCATCCCCGCCGGTTCCACCCTTTCGGCGCTGGCCGCCGGCTCCGCCGTCATCATCAAGCCGGCCACCCAGGCCCGGCGCAGCGGCTCACTCATGGTGCAGGCACTGTGGGACGCCGGTGTTCCGCGCGATGTCCTGGCCCTGGTACAGCTCGAAGAGCGGGAGCTGGGCCGCGCACTCGTGTCCCACCCCGCCGTGGACCGCGTCATCCTGACCGGCGGCTACGAAACCGCCGAACTGTTCCGCAGCTTCCGCAACGACCTGCCATTGTTGGCCGAGACGTCCGGCAAGAACGCCATCATCGTGACCCCCAGCGCCGACCTTGACTTGGCCGCGCGCGACGTGGTCCAGTCCGCCTTTGGCCATGCCGGGCAGAAGTGCTCCGCCGCGTCCCTGGTCATTATGGTGGGATCCGTGGCGAAGTCCGCCCGCTTCCGCAACCAGCTGATCGACGCCGTCTCCAGTCTGAGCGTCGGATACCCGGAAACGGCAACCACCCAGATGGGCCCGGTCATAGAACCGGCCGCCGGCAAGCTCCTGACGGCCCTTACCACCCTGGAACCTGGCGAAAGTTGGGCCATCGAGCCCAGGCAGCTCGACGCAAGCGGCTGCCTCTGGTCCCCGGGCGTGCGCACCGGCGTGGCCGCCGGCTCGAACGTCCACCTGACCGAGTTCTTCGGCCCCATTCTGGGGATTATGACGGCAGAGACGCTCGAGGAGGCCATCGCCATGGTCAACGCGATCGACTACGGATTAACATCGGGCCTGCATTCTCTGGACTCCGCGGAGATCGGCCTCTGGCTGGATACCGTCCAGGCCGGAAACCTTTACGTCAACCGCGGCATCACCGGCGCCATCGTCCAGCGCCAGCCGTTCGGCGGCTGGAAGAAATCGGCGGTGGGAGCCGGTACCAAGGCCGGTGGACCCAACTACCTGATGGGGCTGGGCTCGTGGCTTCCGGCCGAGTCCGCAGAAACTGCACCCCTGGGCAAGACGGCCGCCAAGCTACTCAATGCGGCAGCTGAACTCTCCTCATCGGATCAGGCGTTCCTGAGCCGTTCGTTGCACAGCGACGCCGCCGCCTGGGCGGACGAGTTTGGCGTGGCCAAGGACGTTTCGGCATTGACGGCCGAGCGTAACGTGTTCCGCTACCTGCCGTTGAACCCGCTGGTGCGCCTGGCCGACGGCGAACCCGTTGCCAAGCTGGTCCGCGTCCTCGCGGCAGGCATCACAGCTGGCGCCACCCCGGTAGTCTCTTGCGGCGTTGTGCTTCCCAACGCAGTGCAGGCACTGTTGGTGGGCCTGGGCATCACCGTCACGGTGGAGAACGACGCCGACTGGCTGGCCACCGCCCGCCGCTTCGGTGCCGGACGCATCCGTTTGATCGGCGCGGACGCCGCCGCCGTGTACGAGGCCACCGGCGGACGCCCCGACTTGGCCATCTATCATGGTGAAGTCACCGAGGCCGGCCGTGTGGAAATGCTGCCGTTCCTGCATGAGCAGGCCGTCAGCATCACCGCGCACCGCTTCGGCACCCCGAACCACCTCTCGGATGCCCTGATCTAA
- a CDS encoding LysR substrate-binding domain-containing protein has product MLDVKRLRLLRELHIRGTLADVAAALQYSPSAVSQQLALLEKEAGVKLLRKVGRRVQLTPQAEILVAHTAVVLETLERAEADLSASLTTVTGTVKLAVFQSAALALLPDMLTAMAQTYPDVRLEMVQREPETALYETWARDFDLVVAEQYPGHAAPLHPELDRIILTTDAIRLAVPALGVSGGVARLRPAPVAHIEDTAELPWVMEPRGAASRHWAEQACRQAGFEPDVRFETADLQAQVRLIESGNAVGLMPDLMWTGRPPALTLIDLPGLPRRTVFTSVRRASRRRPAILACREILVQTAQKVAGTALQA; this is encoded by the coding sequence ATGTTGGACGTCAAACGGCTGCGCTTGCTGCGGGAACTACACATTCGCGGCACCTTGGCGGACGTGGCCGCGGCACTGCAATACAGCCCCTCTGCCGTGTCTCAGCAACTGGCCCTGTTGGAGAAGGAAGCCGGCGTGAAGCTGTTGCGCAAGGTGGGCCGGCGTGTGCAGTTGACGCCGCAAGCAGAGATCCTGGTGGCCCACACCGCTGTGGTGCTGGAGACCCTTGAACGGGCCGAGGCCGATCTGTCCGCCTCGCTGACCACCGTGACCGGGACGGTGAAACTGGCCGTGTTCCAGTCGGCCGCCCTGGCACTACTCCCGGATATGCTCACGGCCATGGCACAGACATACCCGGACGTACGCCTGGAGATGGTCCAGCGCGAGCCCGAAACAGCTCTCTATGAAACGTGGGCCAGGGACTTTGACCTGGTGGTGGCCGAGCAGTACCCGGGCCACGCCGCACCCCTTCACCCGGAATTGGACCGGATCATTCTCACCACCGACGCCATCAGGCTGGCCGTGCCCGCGCTGGGCGTCAGCGGCGGCGTGGCCAGGCTGCGTCCGGCTCCCGTCGCCCACATTGAGGACACCGCGGAACTGCCCTGGGTCATGGAGCCGCGGGGTGCGGCGTCCCGGCACTGGGCGGAGCAGGCCTGCCGGCAGGCGGGATTTGAGCCTGATGTGCGTTTTGAAACGGCCGACCTCCAGGCCCAGGTCAGGCTCATTGAGTCCGGCAACGCCGTCGGACTGATGCCTGACCTGATGTGGACGGGCCGGCCCCCGGCACTGACACTGATCGATTTGCCCGGCCTCCCCCGGCGCACCGTGTTCACATCGGTGCGACGGGCAAGCCGCCGACGCCCGGCCATCCTGGCTTGCCGGGAAATCTTGGTGCAGACGGCTCAAAAGGTGGCCGGCACGGCCCTACAGGCATGA
- a CDS encoding SLC13 family permease gives MRRLVAAGFPATLFLAGLALLATGLLTPESALELAARTVPILLFVLAMTVVTELADNAGLFHFITARLARLGTRSTINAPPRGRIVFLWLLVVVLATVSTVFLSLDTTAVLVTPVVVSLARHARIHPLPFALTTVWLANTASLLLPVSNLTNLLAQRQLGLSPLGFAQLLWAPALVGVLVPVAFLFLIYRKDLRGRYREPALPPVADKRLLLLSAGTVALLLPALVSGVAVWIPASIAAVFLLVVFVVRQRSAIRWAMLPIQPLLLTMGLFLLVAALHDHGLGTALTRISGTGEDFLSLLQLAGLGALSANGVNNLPAYLALEPVADSPVRMAALLLGVNLGPLVTPWASLATLLWHSRMKSMGFNISWRGYVLAGLALAVVLVPLSVLALWLSAGLPG, from the coding sequence ATGAGGAGGCTGGTGGCCGCAGGCTTTCCAGCCACGCTGTTCCTGGCGGGGCTGGCGCTGCTCGCCACCGGCCTGCTAACTCCGGAGTCGGCGCTGGAACTGGCTGCCCGCACGGTGCCGATCCTGCTGTTTGTCCTGGCTATGACCGTGGTGACGGAACTGGCAGACAACGCTGGGCTGTTCCACTTCATCACGGCGCGGCTGGCACGGTTGGGCACACGCTCCACCATCAATGCGCCCCCGCGTGGCCGAATCGTTTTCCTGTGGCTGCTGGTGGTTGTCCTGGCCACGGTCAGCACGGTGTTCCTCTCACTTGACACCACCGCCGTGCTGGTCACCCCCGTGGTGGTGTCACTGGCTCGGCACGCCCGCATCCACCCCCTGCCGTTCGCCTTGACCACTGTGTGGCTGGCCAACACGGCGTCGCTGCTGTTGCCGGTCTCGAACCTGACCAACCTGCTGGCGCAGCGCCAATTGGGGCTCAGCCCGCTGGGGTTCGCCCAACTGCTGTGGGCGCCAGCCCTGGTAGGTGTCTTGGTGCCGGTCGCCTTTTTGTTCCTGATCTACCGCAAGGACCTGCGGGGGCGGTACCGGGAACCAGCGCTGCCGCCGGTGGCGGACAAGCGGCTGTTGCTGCTCAGTGCCGGCACGGTTGCGCTGCTGTTGCCAGCCTTGGTCTCCGGCGTTGCTGTGTGGATTCCGGCGAGCATTGCCGCGGTGTTTTTGCTGGTGGTGTTCGTGGTTCGCCAGCGCTCGGCCATCCGCTGGGCCATGTTGCCCATCCAGCCGTTGCTGCTGACCATGGGGCTGTTTTTACTGGTCGCCGCCTTGCACGACCACGGGTTGGGCACGGCTCTGACCCGCATCTCCGGCACGGGCGAGGACTTCCTGAGCCTGCTCCAGCTGGCGGGCCTGGGTGCCCTCAGTGCCAATGGCGTCAACAATTTGCCCGCCTATTTGGCGTTGGAACCTGTGGCCGACTCCCCTGTTCGGATGGCCGCCTTGTTGCTGGGGGTGAACCTTGGACCGCTGGTCACGCCGTGGGCGTCGCTCGCCACACTGTTGTGGCACAGCCGCATGAAGTCGATGGGCTTCAATATTTCCTGGCGAGGCTATGTCCTGGCTGGCCTGGCGCTTGCGGTGGTGTTGGTGCCACTGTCCGTGCTGGCACTCTGGCTTTCGGCTGGGCTGCCTGGGTAG
- a CDS encoding DNA-3-methyladenine glycosylase family protein: protein MSICAVPGPAAAWHAGGPYNLNQTLGILGRGPADRTVRLAPNTAWLAFHTPAGPATLGITQNGPEVRIRSWGPGAELALEAAPSLLGAHDDWSHFDSPEFAATLPRLATSARRRNLALRLPSTGRMVDALVPAILEQKITSLEAHRGYVTLLRKFGNPAPGAGLHPDIPNDLLVAPTPGQWAAIPSWDWHKAGVGPQRSATVLRMLRSASGLERLARLPAEEAATNIQLIPGIGPWTAAEVTQRTHGDADQVAVGDYHLAAYVGWALAGKAVDDAGMLELLEPWRGHRQRVVRMLYLSGFRKPSFGPRMSIQDHRRH from the coding sequence ATGAGCATCTGCGCAGTTCCCGGGCCCGCCGCTGCCTGGCATGCGGGTGGCCCCTACAATCTGAACCAAACCTTGGGCATCCTCGGGCGCGGGCCCGCGGACAGGACCGTCCGTCTGGCCCCGAACACTGCCTGGTTGGCCTTCCACACACCAGCCGGTCCCGCCACGCTGGGCATCACCCAGAACGGTCCGGAGGTGCGAATCCGCTCGTGGGGGCCGGGCGCCGAGCTGGCGCTTGAAGCCGCACCGTCCCTGCTGGGTGCCCACGATGACTGGTCACACTTCGACTCCCCCGAGTTCGCCGCCACCCTCCCCCGGCTGGCAACTAGTGCCCGACGCCGGAACCTGGCACTGCGCCTACCCTCCACCGGGCGCATGGTTGACGCGCTGGTGCCAGCCATTCTGGAACAAAAAATCACCTCGCTTGAAGCCCACCGCGGCTATGTGACACTGCTGCGCAAGTTCGGCAATCCGGCGCCGGGCGCCGGGCTTCACCCGGATATTCCAAACGACCTGCTCGTGGCCCCGACCCCGGGGCAGTGGGCCGCCATTCCGTCCTGGGACTGGCACAAGGCCGGGGTCGGGCCACAGCGCTCTGCCACCGTCCTGCGAATGCTGCGATCGGCGTCGGGCCTGGAACGGCTGGCACGGTTGCCAGCCGAGGAAGCCGCCACGAACATCCAGCTCATCCCGGGCATAGGGCCCTGGACGGCGGCAGAAGTCACCCAACGCACGCACGGTGACGCCGACCAGGTGGCGGTGGGTGACTACCACCTTGCGGCTTACGTTGGCTGGGCGTTGGCGGGAAAGGCCGTGGATGACGCAGGCATGTTGGAACTTCTGGAGCCGTGGCGCGGACACCGGCAAAGGGTGGTGCGGATGCTGTACCTCAGCGGCTTCCGCAAGCCGTCGTTCGGCCCGCGGATGAGCATTCAGGACCACCGCAGGCACTAG
- a CDS encoding putative quinol monooxygenase produces MSEIINLQVTFIPNDGEFFRVKLALDIAIEQVVEETGCIQYEITEESEERIVLTEQWASQQDLDKHGKGIAVQDLNESLSALLAEPVKLERL; encoded by the coding sequence ATGAGCGAGATCATCAACCTACAGGTAACTTTCATCCCCAACGACGGCGAATTCTTCCGAGTCAAGCTCGCCCTTGACATTGCCATTGAGCAAGTTGTGGAGGAAACGGGTTGCATCCAGTACGAAATCACGGAGGAATCCGAGGAAAGGATCGTGCTGACCGAGCAGTGGGCCTCCCAGCAAGACCTCGACAAGCACGGCAAGGGGATCGCGGTCCAGGACCTCAATGAATCCCTCAGCGCGCTGCTGGCCGAACCGGTCAAGCTGGAGCGCCTTTAA
- a CDS encoding thioredoxin family protein, with translation MATVDITTETFGTTIENNDIVFVDFWASWCQPCVRFAPTYEAASEKHDAVVFAKVDTEAQQQLAAEANITSIPTLMAFREKVLVFAQPGALSGTDLEKVITAVKELDMAEVHAAVAKKAEEQAAE, from the coding sequence ATGGCTACAGTTGATATCACTACTGAAACGTTTGGCACCACCATCGAGAATAACGACATCGTGTTCGTTGACTTCTGGGCGTCTTGGTGCCAGCCTTGTGTGCGCTTTGCGCCCACCTATGAGGCTGCCTCCGAGAAGCATGACGCCGTCGTGTTCGCCAAGGTGGATACCGAGGCGCAGCAGCAGCTGGCCGCCGAGGCGAACATCACCTCCATCCCCACGCTGATGGCGTTTCGCGAGAAGGTCTTGGTTTTCGCCCAGCCGGGGGCGTTAAGCGGGACTGATCTGGAGAAGGTCATCACCGCCGTCAAGGAACTGGACATGGCCGAAGTGCACGCCGCCGTTGCCAAAAAGGCTGAGGAGCAGGCAGCAGAGTAG
- a CDS encoding MFS transporter, which yields MLKQPKAVWAVAFAAVFAFMGIGLVDPILPAIAKNLEATPSEVSLLFTSYFLVTAIAMLVTGFVSSRIGGKKTLLIGLGIIVVFSALSGMSNTVDALVGFRAGWGLGNALFVATSLAVMVGVASGGAATAIILYEAALGLGLSLGPLMGALLGGWQWRAPFFGTATAMAIAFVLVMILLPKASVPAAKTRLRDPLLALGHKGLRTTAGSALFYNYGFFTILAFVPFILGFDAYGIGAVFFGWGVAVAVFSVFVAPVVQRRFGPTRALMGSLLVLMLILVGLALAAGNSVALIVILTVTSGALLGINNTLFTEMAMSVSDSPRPVASAGYNFVRWMGGALAPFMATRIAEYFNASITFYVAAAAVLISAAVIFGGRRFLSAHEPDAD from the coding sequence ATGCTCAAACAACCCAAGGCCGTCTGGGCGGTGGCGTTTGCCGCTGTCTTCGCGTTCATGGGCATTGGGCTGGTGGACCCGATCCTGCCGGCGATCGCCAAGAACCTCGAAGCCACCCCGAGCGAAGTCTCTTTGCTGTTCACCAGCTATTTCCTGGTGACAGCCATCGCCATGCTGGTCACCGGCTTTGTCTCCTCCCGGATTGGTGGCAAGAAGACGCTGCTCATCGGTCTGGGCATCATTGTGGTGTTCTCCGCACTGTCGGGAATGTCCAACACGGTGGATGCGCTGGTGGGTTTCCGGGCCGGCTGGGGCCTGGGCAACGCCTTGTTTGTGGCTACCTCCCTAGCAGTCATGGTGGGTGTCGCCTCCGGCGGCGCAGCCACAGCCATTATCTTGTATGAGGCGGCACTGGGGCTGGGCCTCTCGCTGGGCCCGCTGATGGGCGCCCTGCTGGGCGGCTGGCAGTGGCGAGCGCCGTTCTTTGGTACGGCAACGGCCATGGCCATCGCCTTTGTCCTGGTGATGATCCTGCTGCCGAAGGCTTCCGTACCTGCCGCCAAGACACGGTTGCGTGACCCGCTGCTGGCCCTGGGCCACAAGGGCCTGCGCACCACGGCCGGAAGCGCGCTGTTCTACAACTACGGCTTCTTCACCATCCTGGCCTTCGTGCCGTTTATCCTGGGCTTCGATGCCTACGGTATTGGTGCCGTCTTCTTCGGCTGGGGTGTTGCTGTGGCGGTGTTCTCAGTATTTGTGGCACCTGTGGTGCAGCGCCGCTTCGGCCCCACCCGGGCTTTGATGGGTTCATTGCTGGTCCTCATGCTGATCCTGGTGGGCCTGGCCCTGGCCGCCGGCAACTCCGTTGCCCTGATCGTGATTCTGACCGTCACCTCCGGCGCTCTGCTGGGCATCAACAACACCTTGTTCACCGAAATGGCCATGTCGGTCTCGGATTCACCACGGCCGGTGGCCAGTGCCGGCTACAACTTCGTTCGCTGGATGGGCGGGGCGCTGGCGCCGTTCATGGCCACCCGGATCGCAGAGTACTTCAACGCCTCTATCACCTTCTATGTTGCAGCGGCTGCCGTGCTCATCAGTGCCGCGGTGATCTTTGGCGGCCGCCGTTTCCTCAGCGCCCATGAACCGGACGCAGACTAA
- a CDS encoding MarR family winged helix-turn-helix transcriptional regulator, translating to MREDLQDLAGRYRHILRQAVFLVRSMDAEGELSIGQLSTLNMISSNPMRVSDIARNAGIRVPSATEQIIKLEAAGLVQRISDSSDARVVLVKLTAVGRVKLTESNGRRNAAMATALETLSPAERSSIANAIPAIAKLNAALTQQSSTD from the coding sequence ATGAGAGAAGATCTTCAGGACCTAGCCGGCCGCTACCGCCACATCTTGCGCCAAGCAGTGTTTTTGGTGCGGTCCATGGATGCCGAAGGTGAACTGAGCATTGGGCAGCTGAGCACCTTGAACATGATCTCCAGTAACCCCATGAGGGTCAGCGACATCGCCCGCAACGCAGGCATTCGGGTCCCCAGTGCCACGGAGCAGATCATCAAACTCGAGGCCGCCGGCCTGGTGCAGCGCATCTCCGACTCCTCCGACGCCCGCGTGGTGCTGGTCAAGCTCACCGCTGTCGGAAGAGTCAAGCTCACAGAGTCCAACGGGCGCCGGAACGCCGCTATGGCTACGGCGCTTGAGACGCTCAGCCCCGCCGAACGATCATCCATTGCCAACGCCATTCCGGCCATTGCAAAGCTCAATGCAGCCCTGACACAACAGTCCTCCACCGACTGA
- a CDS encoding GNAT family N-acetyltransferase — MELTTARLVLREYSAADFDAVHAFATDPRTVLFVDWGPNTEQDTLDFLNYCDTSAQAVPRTGHTLAITLAGVVIGSVGLTVHHGAKAEIGYTVNPTHWELGYATEAAKALLDFGFSELALDQITATCRPENVASAGVLRKLGMAQTGHLKNDRLIRGAWLDSLVFSTTAPQLSSKTG, encoded by the coding sequence ATGGAATTGACCACTGCGCGACTGGTTCTGCGCGAATATTCGGCTGCGGATTTTGATGCAGTCCACGCCTTCGCCACCGACCCCCGAACGGTGCTCTTCGTAGACTGGGGCCCCAATACGGAGCAGGACACGCTGGATTTTCTGAACTACTGCGACACGAGCGCCCAGGCGGTGCCGCGAACGGGGCACACCCTGGCCATCACCCTGGCCGGCGTCGTCATAGGGTCTGTGGGGCTCACAGTGCACCACGGAGCCAAGGCGGAGATCGGCTACACGGTCAATCCCACCCACTGGGAGCTGGGATACGCCACCGAAGCAGCCAAGGCCCTGCTCGACTTCGGCTTTTCAGAGCTGGCCCTTGACCAGATCACGGCCACCTGCCGGCCGGAGAATGTGGCCTCAGCAGGCGTCCTGCGCAAGCTTGGCATGGCTCAAACGGGGCATCTGAAAAATGACCGGCTCATTCGAGGAGCCTGGCTTGACTCACTGGTCTTCAGCACTACTGCGCCACAGCTGTCATCCAAAACCGGGTAA
- a CDS encoding YajQ family cyclic di-GMP-binding protein has protein sequence MASESTFDVVSKVDKQEVANALHQAQKEVIQRYDFKGVGAEIDFSGEKILIKANSEERVMAVMDVFESKLIKRGISLKSLDAGEPYASGKEYRLEAEIVEGIAQDIAKKINKLIREEGPKGVKSTIQGDELRVSSKSRDDLQEVMALLRKFEDADLQFVNMR, from the coding sequence ATGGCTAGCGAGTCAACGTTCGACGTCGTCAGCAAGGTCGACAAGCAAGAGGTCGCCAATGCGCTGCACCAGGCCCAGAAGGAAGTAATCCAGCGCTACGACTTCAAGGGCGTGGGCGCTGAGATCGATTTCAGCGGAGAGAAGATCCTGATCAAGGCCAACTCCGAAGAGCGTGTTATGGCTGTCATGGACGTGTTCGAGTCCAAGCTGATCAAGCGTGGCATCTCCTTGAAGTCCCTGGACGCCGGCGAGCCGTACGCTTCCGGTAAGGAATACCGTCTCGAGGCGGAGATCGTCGAGGGCATCGCCCAGGACATCGCCAAGAAGATCAACAAACTGATTCGCGAGGAAGGCCCCAAGGGTGTTAAGTCCACCATCCAGGGAGACGAACTGCGCGTAAGCTCCAAGAGCCGCGACGACCTCCAGGAAGTCATGGCGCTGCTGCGCAAGTTCGAGGATGCCGACCTGCAGTTCGTCAACATGCGCTAA
- a CDS encoding VOC family protein yields MKFYQDVFGWNTSVMSDTPEFRYTTLGEGREALAGIMDASVYLPDQVPSNWLVYFQMDDADATIATALTLGATTVNPAEDSLFDRIAGLSDPTEACSSCASRQ; encoded by the coding sequence GTGAAGTTCTACCAAGACGTGTTTGGCTGGAATACTTCGGTCATGAGCGACACGCCCGAATTCCGGTACACCACCCTCGGCGAAGGGCGTGAAGCCTTGGCTGGCATCATGGATGCATCCGTGTACCTGCCCGATCAGGTTCCCTCGAATTGGCTGGTGTACTTCCAGATGGACGACGCCGACGCCACCATCGCGACGGCACTGACCTTGGGTGCCACCACCGTGAACCCGGCCGAGGATTCCCTTTTCGACCGGATTGCTGGGCTAAGCGACCCTACAGAGGCATGTTCAAGCTGTGCCAGCCGCCAGTAG